Proteins encoded within one genomic window of Carassius carassius chromosome 22, fCarCar2.1, whole genome shotgun sequence:
- the LOC132098434 gene encoding zona pellucida sperm-binding protein 4-like, with translation MAGSWCLVQISLVCAFCHAVPQWSKSLQDVQALMMQQTDQQFQLQKPVQQLTNQQFPLRKPVQQLTKLQFPLQKPVQQLTNQQFPLQKPVQQLPTPQFPLQKPVQQLPTPQFPLQKPVQQLPTPQFPLQKPVQQLTKPQFPLQKPVQQLTNQQFPLQKPVQQLPTPQFPLQKPVQQITKPQFPIQKPVKQQFQKPVVQAEPLDKCAVADSEQIQCGLPGISGAECEAINCCFNGQQCFYGRAVTVQCIRDGQFVVVVSRDVTLPRLSLDTVHLLGGNDPPCAPVGSTPSFAIYQFPVTACGTSVMEDSGYVVYENRMTSSYEVGIGPYGSITRDSHFEFLFQCRYSGTSVEALVVEVNSVPPPPPVAAPGPLRVELRLANGQCVTKGCAEGDEAYTSYYSDADYPITKVLREPVYVEVHIMERTDPNIVLTLGRCWTTSTPSPLSLPQWDLLIDGCPYQDDRYLTTLVPVTGSSGLQFPTHYKRFVVKMFTFVDPASLAALKETIFIHCSTEVCHPSSGSCEQSCTRKRRDTRIKAVSGEQTVVSSGEVTLVM, from the exons atggctggaagttggtgtttggttcagatttcgttggtctgtgcgttctgtcatgctgttccacagtggagtaaGTCGCTTCAGGATGTTCAAGCTCTGATGATGcagcaaactgaccagcagtttcagctccagaagccagttcaacagctaactaaccaacaGTTTCCGCTtcggaagccagttcaacagctaactaagctgcagtttccgcttcagaagcctgttcaacagctaactaaccagcagtttccacttcagaaaccagttcaacagctacctacaccgcagtttccacttcagaagccagttcaacagctacctaccccccaatttccacttcagaagccagttcaacagctacctaccccgcaatttccacttcagaagcctgttcaacagttaactaagccgcagtttccgcttcagaagcctgttcaacagctaactaaccagcaatttccgcttcagaagccagttcaacagctacctaccccgcaatttccacttcagaagccagttcaacagataactaagccgcagtttccgattcagaagccagttaaacagcagtttcagaagccagtagtgcaggcagagccccttgataaatgtgctgtagctgattctgagcagatccaatgtggtctacctgggatcagtggtgctgagtgtgaagctatcaactgctgctttaacggacagcagtgtttctatggaAGGGCGG tgactgtccagtgtattagagatggtcagtttgtggtagtggtgtctagagacgttactctgcctcgactgagtctggatacggttcatctactgggtggaaatgacccaccttgtgctcctgtggggtctacaccttcctttgctatataccagttccctgtgaccgcatgtggcacgagcgtGATG gaggacagcggatatgtggtgtatgaaaaccgaatgacctcctcgtatgaagtggggattggaccatatggttccatcacaagggacagtcattttga gtttctcttccagtgtagatattcgggaacttccgtggaagctctggttgtggaggtcaactctgttcctccacctccaccagtagctgctcctggacctctcagggtggagctcagactggccaatggccaatgtgtcaccaaaggctgtgctgaag gggatgaggcctacacgtcctattacagtgacgctgattatcccatcacaaaagtcctgcgagagcctgtgtatgttgaggtgcacattatggagaggaccgaccccaacattgtcctgacgctgggacgttgttggacgacttcaacccccagtccactcagtctcccccagtgggaccttctgatcgacgg atgcccttaccaggacgaccgctatctgaccacactggttccagtgactggatcgtctggtcttcagttcccaacccactacaagcgctttgttgtgaagatgttcacatttgtagatccagcctcactggctgctctgaaggaaacc atcttcatccactgcagtacagaggtgtgccatccatcatctggctcttgtgagcaaagctgcactaggaaac gaagagacactcgtatcaaggctgtctctggggagcagactgtggtttctagtggagaagttactctggtcatgtaa
- the LOC132098436 gene encoding zona pellucida sperm-binding protein 3-like encodes MGLLQYVLVLVVLVVFDLKNAFGSLRSSQSPKSKKHQSYPASRVPVSSQVLGDTLQKASPSQSLDYRGFAQEPLGLQEKQVLQGPVKPLDWRFPIVPEVPSEMAVDFHLRQPVTPSSVAIQCGENRVHVEVQQDLFSNGELIQPSGLTLGGCPVVGLVPGSKVLFFENELQDCNSVLMMTKDELVYTFALTYTPEAFAGTPITRAGGAVIGVQCHYQRFQNVSGNALKPTWVPYASTEAGEEVLLFSLKLMMDDWSYERPSNSYFLGDVINVEASVKVYNHVPLRVFVDSCVATQVPDVNALPRYLFIENHGCLVDAKVTASSSRFMPRSQEDKIRFQLEAFMFQGGSSPSIYITCVLKATLASAPSDALHKSCSFANGWLAADGNHQVCGCCDSTCGPDGGTAASPFGGLQWEGKASLGPVVVQEHKKTLAGLQ; translated from the exons atgggtcttttgcaatatgtgttagtgctggttgtgcttgtggtgtttgatctgaagaatgcttttgGAAGTTTGAGATCCAGTCAAAGTCCAAAAAGCAAGAAGCATCAATCATATCCAGCTTCCAGAGTGCCTGTTTCTTCTCAAGTGCTCGGAGACACTTTGCAGAAGGCTTCTCCGTCTCAGAGTCTTGACTACAGAGGATTTGCACAagagcctcttggtcttcaggagaagcaggtgttgcagggtccagtgaagcctttggactggaggtttcccattgttccagaagtgccgagtgagatggcggtggacttccatttgaggcaacctgtgactcccagtagtgtagctattcaatgcggtgagaaccgggttcatgtggaggtacagcaggacttgtttagcaatggtgaactgatccagccatctggtctgactttgggaggatgtcctgttgtcggtttggtcccaggctccaaggtgctcttctttgagaacgaactgcaggactgcaacagtgTGTTGATG atgaccaaggatgagcttgtctacacctttgcccttacctacactcctgaggcgtttgctggcactccgattacccgtgcaggtggtgcagttattggTGTTCAATGCCATTATCAAAG gtttcaaaatgtcagcggtaatgccttgaagccaacttgggtcccttatgcctcaacggaggctggtgaagaagtcttgctgttctccctgaagctcatgatgg atgactggtcctatgagaggccttcaaactcttacttcctgggtgacgttattaatgttgaggcatccgtgaaggtatacaaccacgtccctctgcgtgtgtttgtggacagctgtgtggccacccaagtacctgatgtgaacgcccttccgagatatttgttcattgagaatcatgg Atgtcttgtggatgccaaggtcacagcttccagctcgcgcttcatgcctcgatcccaggaagacaaaatccggttccagctggaggccttcatgttccaggggggatccagtccttct atctacataacatgtgttctgaaggccactcttgcttctgcacctagtgacgcgctccacaaatcctgttcctttgccaatgg gtggcttgctgctgatgggaaccaccaggtttgtggttgctgtgactccacatgtggtcctgatggtggaactgctgcttctccttttggag gccttcagtgggaagggaaggcctcgctcggtcctgtagtggttcaagagcacaagaagactttggctggtcttcaataa